A genome region from Ligilactobacillus cholophilus includes the following:
- a CDS encoding ABC-F family ATP-binding cassette domain-containing protein: protein MQTLRVEHLTKTYGEKTLFNDVNFIINEHDRIGIIGTNGSGKTTLLNAISQVDPADSGDLVKPNDYRIGYLKQIPDLDENKTIMDAVFEGAAPIFQVIRQYEETLEMYSKNPDNERLQERYDEAEKKMNQEDAWNADNEVKTILTQLKIKDTKQKISELSGGQKKRVGLAQVLIQSPDLLILDEPTNHLDFDSIEWLEKYLSNYQGALLVVTHDRYFLDQVATQIMELSYGNLYSYQGNYEDYVQQKAERLEREAIQEHKQKQLYKKELAWMRTGAKARTTKQQARINKFHELEKNVNHPVQTDGNIQINLTNQRLGKKVIELKNASKKIGNHQIIKDFNLLVQANDRIGITGLNGAGKSSLLNILAGKIALDSGELIVGETVKIAYYQQQTEYIPDDKRVINYLNEVGQSIVNKDGDRISTTQLLEQFLFPRFMHGTLIRKLSGGEKRRLYLLKLLMQQPNVLLLDEPTNDLDISTLTILENYLDEFNGTVITVSHDRYFLDKVADKLLIFEGEGKINNYSGLFTDYLKTLDNHKIENKKVHKQSNQSTSEKKKNKKKLTYAQRLEKDELEKQIEELDNKKQELQDEMSKTSGTDYAKLGDLQREIEEIDEKSMEKMERWEELDNLANN, encoded by the coding sequence ATGCAAACTTTAAGAGTTGAACACCTTACTAAAACATATGGTGAAAAAACATTATTTAATGATGTAAATTTTATTATTAATGAGCATGATCGAATAGGGATAATTGGAACTAATGGATCAGGAAAGACGACTCTTTTAAATGCAATTTCACAAGTTGATCCAGCAGATTCTGGAGACCTTGTAAAACCAAATGATTACCGAATTGGGTATTTAAAACAAATCCCTGATCTAGATGAAAATAAAACAATAATGGATGCTGTATTTGAAGGAGCAGCACCAATATTTCAAGTTATTCGCCAATATGAAGAAACATTAGAGATGTACAGTAAGAATCCTGATAACGAACGGCTTCAAGAACGATATGATGAGGCAGAAAAAAAGATGAATCAGGAAGATGCATGGAATGCGGATAATGAAGTTAAAACAATTTTAACGCAGTTGAAAATAAAAGACACTAAGCAAAAAATATCTGAATTATCAGGTGGACAGAAAAAAAGGGTCGGTTTAGCACAAGTTTTAATTCAATCACCTGATTTATTAATTTTAGATGAACCAACAAACCATTTAGATTTTGATTCGATAGAATGGTTAGAAAAATATTTATCTAATTATCAAGGTGCATTATTAGTAGTAACACATGATCGATACTTTTTAGATCAAGTGGCAACTCAAATAATGGAACTTTCATACGGAAATTTATATAGTTATCAGGGAAATTATGAAGATTATGTTCAACAAAAGGCAGAACGACTTGAACGTGAAGCTATCCAAGAACATAAGCAGAAACAACTATATAAAAAAGAATTAGCTTGGATGCGTACAGGCGCAAAAGCTCGAACAACTAAGCAACAAGCCAGAATAAATAAATTCCATGAATTAGAAAAAAATGTTAATCATCCGGTTCAAACAGACGGTAATATTCAAATTAATTTAACTAACCAAAGATTAGGGAAAAAAGTAATTGAATTAAAAAATGCTTCTAAAAAGATTGGAAATCATCAAATAATCAAAGATTTCAACTTATTAGTACAGGCTAATGATAGAATTGGCATTACTGGATTAAATGGAGCTGGTAAATCAAGTTTACTCAATATCTTAGCAGGCAAGATTGCATTAGATAGCGGAGAATTAATTGTTGGTGAAACGGTTAAAATTGCATATTATCAACAACAAACTGAATATATTCCAGATGATAAAAGGGTAATTAATTATTTGAATGAAGTTGGGCAAAGTATTGTAAATAAAGATGGAGATCGTATTAGTACAACACAACTTTTAGAACAATTTTTGTTTCCAAGATTTATGCACGGAACATTAATTAGAAAACTATCTGGTGGTGAAAAAAGACGATTATATTTATTAAAGCTATTAATGCAACAGCCAAATGTTTTGCTATTAGATGAACCTACAAATGATTTAGATATTAGTACACTTACAATTTTAGAAAATTATTTAGATGAATTTAATGGCACTGTAATTACAGTTTCACATGATCGATACTTTTTGGATAAAGTCGCTGATAAATTATTAATTTTTGAAGGCGAAGGCAAAATTAATAATTACTCTGGATTATTTACCGATTATTTAAAAACTTTGGATAATCATAAAATTGAAAATAAAAAAGTGCATAAACAAAGCAATCAAAGCACTTCTGAAAAGAAAAAAAATAAAAAGAAACTAACATATGCACAAAGATTAGAAAAAGATGAGCTTGAAAAACAGATCGAAGAATTAGATAATAAAAAACAAGAGTTGCAAGATGAGATGAGCAAAACATCTGGAACAGATTATGCTAAATTGGGTGATTTACAACGTGAAATTGAAGAAATTGATGAGAAGTCAATGGAAAAAATGGAACGTTGGGAAGAACTTGATAATCTTGCTAACAATTAA
- a CDS encoding dihydrofolate reductase — translation MIAFIWAEDLNGGIGIDGHLPWHIAADLRRFKEETMGHPMIMGRKTFESLPGVLPHRKHIVLTHSDLKVDSEAVSVIHSKESLDEWLVKHDNDLNFIIGGATLFEMYKDNVDYLYQTIIKKEYKTDTIMPKIDFSKFKLIEQKSFENIDPEFEFLTYEKI, via the coding sequence GTGATTGCTTTTATTTGGGCAGAAGATCTTAATGGTGGAATTGGAATTGATGGACATTTACCTTGGCATATAGCAGCCGATTTACGAAGATTTAAAGAAGAAACTATGGGACATCCAATGATAATGGGAAGAAAGACGTTTGAAAGTCTTCCAGGTGTATTGCCACATCGTAAACATATTGTGTTAACACATTCAGATTTAAAAGTAGATTCTGAAGCAGTAAGTGTAATTCACTCTAAAGAATCATTAGACGAATGGTTAGTTAAACATGATAATGATTTAAACTTCATTATTGGTGGAGCAACATTGTTTGAAATGTATAAGGATAATGTCGATTATTTGTATCAGACAATTATTAAAAAAGAATATAAAACTGATACAATAATGCCTAAAATTGATTTTTCAAAATTTAAATTAATTGAGCAGAAAAGCTTTGAAAATATTGATCCAGAATTTGAATTTTTAACATACGAAAAAATATGA
- a CDS encoding thymidylate synthase: MTEIVEEPYLQLMRDVMENGNFKDDRTGTGTKSLFGYQMRFDLNKGFPLLTTKKVAFNRIKSELLWFLRGDTNIRFLLEHKNHIWDEWAFKNWVQSDEYNGPDMTDFGLRSQSDPEFNKTYRKVKKEFCERILSDDEFAKKYGNLGDVYGAQWRHWKTSRGTTIDQIKNVIEQIKTNPDSRRLIVTAWNPEDVPTSALPPCHVLFQFYVVDGKLSCQLYQRSGDIFLGVPFNIASYAMLTHMIARETGLEVGEFVHTIGDAHIYRNHFDQVKEQLSREPKKAPTLWLNPEKKHIEDFEMDDIKVLDYDPAPIIKAPVAV; this comes from the coding sequence ATGACAGAAATCGTAGAAGAACCTTATTTACAATTAATGAGAGACGTAATGGAAAATGGAAACTTTAAGGATGATCGAACAGGAACAGGGACAAAAAGTCTCTTTGGTTATCAAATGAGATTTGATTTAAATAAAGGATTTCCTCTCTTAACAACTAAGAAAGTTGCTTTTAATAGAATTAAAAGTGAATTGCTATGGTTTTTAAGAGGCGATACAAATATTCGTTTCTTACTTGAACACAAAAACCATATTTGGGATGAATGGGCATTTAAGAATTGGGTTCAAAGTGATGAATATAATGGACCTGATATGACAGACTTTGGTCTTCGTTCTCAAAGTGATCCAGAATTTAATAAGACATATCGTAAAGTAAAAAAAGAATTCTGTGAAAGAATCTTATCAGATGATGAATTTGCTAAAAAGTATGGAAATTTAGGTGACGTATATGGAGCACAATGGCGTCATTGGAAAACAAGTCGTGGAACAACAATTGATCAAATTAAGAATGTAATTGAACAAATTAAAACTAATCCGGATTCACGTCGTTTAATTGTTACTGCATGGAATCCTGAAGATGTTCCAACAAGCGCATTACCACCTTGTCATGTATTATTCCAATTTTATGTGGTGGATGGTAAGTTAAGTTGCCAACTATATCAAAGAAGTGGTGACATTTTCTTAGGTGTACCATTTAATATTGCAAGTTATGCAATGTTAACACATATGATTGCACGTGAAACAGGACTTGAAGTTGGTGAATTTGTACATACGATTGGGGATGCTCATATTTATCGTAACCATTTTGATCAAGTAAAAGAACAACTTTCAAGAGAACCTAAGAAAGCTCCAACATTATGGTTAAATCCTGAAAAGAAACATATTGAAGACTTTGAAATGGATGATATTAAAGTCTTAGATTATGATCCAGCACCTATAATTAAAGCACCAGTTGCTGTTTAA